A region of the Bacteroidota bacterium genome:
GACGAAGATGCTTTTGTTTATTTGACCTTGGCTAACAAACTTATTCATGAAGTGAGACCTGATGCCATTACCATTGCTGAGGAAATGAGCGGTATGCCCGGTACGGCTTCCCCTTTTTCTGACGGAGGTTTAGGATTTGATTATCGTCTGGCTATGGGTATCCCTGATTATTGGATTAAGACTATAAAAGAGATCCCGGATGAAAAATGGAATGTGGGCAGTTTGTATTATGAACTTACCAATAAAAGAAAGGACGAGAAGACTATCAGTTATGTCGAATCGCATGATCAGGCTTTGGTGGGGGATAAGACGGTTATATTCCGGCTGATAGATAAAGAAATGTACACCTGCATGGATTTAAACAGCCGCAACCTGGTTGTTGAGCGGGGCATTGCTCTTCATAAAATGATCAAGCTGATTACCATTGCTACTGCCGGTAATGGTTATCTTAATTTTATGGGCAATGAGTTTGGACATCCCGACTGGATTGATTTCCCGAGAAGCGGCAACAAATGGTCCTATAAATATGCCTGCAGGCATTGGCATCTGGCAACAGACGAAAACCTTAAGTATAAATTCCTTTTAAAATTTGATAAAGCCATGATCAAATTAATGAGGGATGAAAACTGCCTGAATGTTCCTGAAATTCAACTTTTAAATGAAAATGTCCCGGATAAGATATTGATTTTTAGACGGGGCGAGCTTATTTTTATTTTCAATTTCAATCCGTCAAAATCATTTCAACACTATGCTTTTAAAGCCGGGCATGGGAAATATAAAGTTGTTTTAAGTTCTGACGCCAAGGAATTTGGCGGACAGGAACGAATTGATCAATCCATGGCCTATTATACGGGGCGTATAGGTACCGAAGCTGAAATTGACAGTCAGTTCCTCAAGCTGTATATTCCCTGCCGCACTGCCTGTGTGTTGAAAAAACAGCCAGTGCGACAGGTATATGATTTATTGAAGGTTAAGAAATCCAACGGACATAATTAAGATCTTGCCTGTTTGGCAAATTAGGATGTTTGGGGAATATTCTGGCCCCAAATTCGAAAACTCCTGGTTTTGTGGGGGTTATCTCAATCCGGTAATAGGCAAAACGATTTTCTGTTTTGTATAATTCGTATTCCTGTTTGAAGAAAATCTTTAACCGGTTATCTTCCTGGTCAAATCTTGCAATTACCAGTTCTACTCCAATATCATCCGGCGAAAGTTCATTTAAATCGAGCACAACTTCGCTGGTATATTTCTTTGCCAGGATAATATTTTCCTTTGAAATATCCGGGTAGCTTAACGAAACTACTTCAATACTGTCCCATCCTCTGTAAATTTTCTTTTTCCAGGAAGCAAGTTCTTTGGCCAGGGCAAAATCATCAGCTTTTATACGGGTAGACCTGTTGCACAGGTAACTGTAAAATTTCTCCTGATAATCGTTCAGCATCCTGCTCATTGTAAAGTTGGGCGCTACATTGGCAATGGAATTTTTGATATATCTGATCCAGCCTGAGGGCAAATCATCTTTTTCGCGGAAATAGAATAAGGGTGCTATTTCATTTTCCAAAATACTGTAAATGGTTTCTGCATCCAGTTCGTCCTGGAAATTCGGATCGTCATAAGTTTGTTTTTCCGTGAGGGCCCAGCCTGTGCTGGGTTGATAACCTTCAGCCCACCATCCGTCGAGTACGCTGAAATGTAAAGCGCCATTCATAACTGCTTTTTCGCCGCTCGTTCCGGAGGCTTCCAGCGGCCTGGTAGGAGTATTCAGCCAGATATCCACACCCTGCACCAGTTTTTTCGCCAGGGTCATGTCATAATTCTGAAGGAAGAGAATTTTTCCGATAAATTCAGGCCTTTTGGATATTTCGACAATCATTTTGATCAGATCCTGCCCTGCTTTGTCGTTGGGATGAGCTTTGCCCGCAAAGATAAATTGTATAGGCATTTCAGGATTGTTAACGATTTTTGCCAGGCGGTCAATATCCTTAAAAAGCAGATAGGCCCTTTTATAAGTGGCAAAGCGCCGGGCAAATCCAATGGTTAACGTATACCGGCTCAGTTTTTCCTGTACTTCTATAAGGAACTTTGGATTTTCCGTCCGTTTTTCTGAAAATTCATTCAGTCTTTCCTTTATAAAATCAATGAGCTTTTTACGTTGATTATTCCTGATTTTCCATATTTCTTTATCGGGAACATTGTAAATTTTTGCCCAATAATCTTTGTCATATTGATGTTCGATAAAGTCGGGGCCGAATTCTTTTTCATACAGGCCAAGCCATTCTTTGGCTGCCCAGGTAGGCAAATGCACTCCGTTGGTTACATATCCTATATGTAATTCTTCGGGCAGATAGCCGGGCCAGAGCTCACTGAATATTTGCTGACTTACGTGGCCGTGTATCTTACTTACCCCGTTTACTTCCTGGGAAAGGTTGGCTGCAAGAAAACTCATGGAAAACCTTTCAGAACTGTCATCCGGATTTTTCCTTCCCAGGTTGATAAACTGATTCCAGCTGATTTTTAATTTGGCGGGGTAATGGGCCATGTACATACGAACCAGGTTCTCCTGGAATGAATCATGTCCGGCAGGAACAGGCGTATGAGTGGTGAATAATGTGGATGAACGGACAATCTCAAGAGCTTCTGTAAACGAGAGGTTCTTTTCAGTAATATAATTACTCAACCGTTCAATACCGATGAATGCCGCATGCCCTTCGTTGCAATGAAACAGATTGGCTTTAATACCCAATGCCTTTAATGCCCTGATTCCTCCTATACCTAAAACGACTTCCTGTTTGAACCGGTTTTCTTCATCACCTCCATACAAATGGTGGGTGATGGTTCTGTCCTGAGGAAGGTTATCTTCAAAATCTGTATCCAGCAAGTAAAGTTCAACACGGCCTATTTGTACTTTCCATATTCTGGCATAAAGAGTCCGGCCTGGAAGAATAAAAGCTATTTTAATCCAGTTCCCGTCTTTATCCCTAACCGGCGAAGTAGGCGTTTTCGAAAAATCCTGTGGCTCATCTATAGCCATCTGATCTCCTTTTGTTGAAATAAGCTGTTTAAAATATCCGTACCGGTATAACAGTCCTATTCCAACAATATCGGTGTTGGCATCACTGGCTTCTTTAAGATAATCGCCTGCTAAAATACCCAACCCTCCTGAATAAATTTTTAAGGAATCGTGGATGCCAAATTCCATGCTGAAATATGCAATTTTCGGCCCTTCTTTCTCTTTCCCTTTCGCCATGTAAGCCTTATATTGGGCATAAACGGCATTCAACTTTTCGAGGAAAACTGAATTGTTTTCCAGTTTGAGATATCTATTGTATGGGATTTTTTCAAGGAAAACGATAGGATTCTCGTTGCTTTCCTTCCAGAGGTCATAGTCAATATATTCAAACAGTTCGATAGCATCAAAATTCCAGCTCCACCATAAGTTGTTGGACAATTCATCGAGGGCTGCAAGTTTCTCGGGAATATTTTTGTGCACCATCATTGTTTTCCATTGGGGCTGGTTCACCATACGTTTTTCCACATGGATGATAGGCTCTAATTGTTCTTTTCCAACGAAGAGACTTGCACGTGCAGCAACTTTGCCCAATGCAAGATTGTATGCTGCAAAGTAACGGTCGATAATTTTTCCCCAGAGTAATGTCTGGGATATTTCGCCGGCAATTTCTTTAGCCGTGGCAATCTGAGCGTCTGTCTTTTTCGAAAATTCAATCACTTTTTTTGCAATAGCCAGAGTGACTTCTTCATCGTTGGTGTCTGTCCTTTTGATGACCTCGAGTCCTTCTGAGTAGTTTGGATATTCCTTCATCACCCAAAGTCCAAATCCACTAACCGAGGTAGTGATGGTAGGGACATGGAAAGCCAGGCTTTCTAAGGGTGTGTACCCGAACGGTTCATAATAAGAAGGAAAAGCTGAAATATCAAAACCAATTAAAAGATTGTAGAAACTGAGGTTGAAAATTTTGTCATCCCCATTAAGGTAGCAGGGAACAAA
Encoded here:
- the glgP gene encoding alpha-glucan family phosphorylase; translation: MSDTIVKPDYLFEVSWEVCNKVGGIHTVISTKAPTITKKYSTNYILIGPDVWRDIHENPEFEEDKQLFKSWKDKATEEGLRIKIGRWKIAGNPIAVIVDFRTFMAQKDDIFKKLWEIYKLDSLSGQWDYIEPTLFGWAAAKVIESFVKFNLNTQDKIIAQFHEWMTGSGLLYLKSYVPQVGTAFTTHATVLGRSIAGNNFPLYDKLNQYDPEAKSREFNVISKQSMEKMAAQYADCFTTVSEITAKECEHFLGKKVDFITPNGFDDAFVPKGEDFEKHRMMAREKLLKVAGALFGYELKKDSLLIGIGGRYEFKNKGIDLFINSLAKINQLDDLKKDIIAFILIPANHYGPRKDLLNNLETGSFNKLEGNILTHNLHDAAYDPILNQLKKVKITNRIGDKIKAVFVPCYLNGDDKIFNLSFYNLLIGFDISAFPSYYEPFGYTPLESLAFHVPTITTSVSGFGLWVMKEYPNYSEGLEVIKRTDTNDEEVTLAIAKKVIEFSKKTDAQIATAKEIAGEISQTLLWGKIIDRYFAAYNLALGKVAARASLFVGKEQLEPIIHVEKRMVNQPQWKTMMVHKNIPEKLAALDELSNNLWWSWNFDAIELFEYIDYDLWKESNENPIVFLEKIPYNRYLKLENNSVFLEKLNAVYAQYKAYMAKGKEKEGPKIAYFSMEFGIHDSLKIYSGGLGILAGDYLKEASDANTDIVGIGLLYRYGYFKQLISTKGDQMAIDEPQDFSKTPTSPVRDKDGNWIKIAFILPGRTLYARIWKVQIGRVELYLLDTDFEDNLPQDRTITHHLYGGDEENRFKQEVVLGIGGIRALKALGIKANLFHCNEGHAAFIGIERLSNYITEKNLSFTEALEIVRSSTLFTTHTPVPAGHDSFQENLVRMYMAHYPAKLKISWNQFINLGRKNPDDSSERFSMSFLAANLSQEVNGVSKIHGHVSQQIFSELWPGYLPEELHIGYVTNGVHLPTWAAKEWLGLYEKEFGPDFIEHQYDKDYWAKIYNVPDKEIWKIRNNQRKKLIDFIKERLNEFSEKRTENPKFLIEVQEKLSRYTLTIGFARRFATYKRAYLLFKDIDRLAKIVNNPEMPIQFIFAGKAHPNDKAGQDLIKMIVEISKRPEFIGKILFLQNYDMTLAKKLVQGVDIWLNTPTRPLEASGTSGEKAVMNGALHFSVLDGWWAEGYQPSTGWALTEKQTYDDPNFQDELDAETIYSILENEIAPLFYFREKDDLPSGWIRYIKNSIANVAPNFTMSRMLNDYQEKFYSYLCNRSTRIKADDFALAKELASWKKKIYRGWDSIEVVSLSYPDISKENIILAKKYTSEVVLDLNELSPDDIGVELVIARFDQEDNRLKIFFKQEYELYKTENRFAYYRIEITPTKPGVFEFGARIFPKHPNLPNRQDLNYVRWIS